The Lolium rigidum isolate FL_2022 chromosome 2, APGP_CSIRO_Lrig_0.1, whole genome shotgun sequence genomic interval TGTCATATGGGACAGAAGGTGGTGACTTGAGGTGATGTTCAACATACTCTCCAGTCTTCGGGGTTTTGTGCTGAAGGATAAAATGCACCATGTTCGTCGAACCACACTTGTCAGGACCAAACATAATTGTGTCAGGAGTATGATTGTCAAAATTCTTGGTGTATCCTGAACGCGGATGTACTTAAGATAAACACCTCCACAATCAAGGCCATTCTGAAGCCTCACTTCAAACTGCAGGACCCATCTTTCAAAGTAACTGGGCTATCAAGCTCTTTGATTATGGCATATTTCTTGGCTGGCTCTCTAACAAGGAGGACATAGTCTTCATGAATCACTCTtggcgtgcttccaaacacctgcatTGCAGATTACATCAATATACTTGATCCACGACAAAGCAAAATTAAAGGTAATGGTGGAAGGACAATTTTTGACAGGAAATGGAATTGAACAGGCAACTAGCGGACTGGCAGAACCTAGTTTAGAAAAGACATGGTAAGCAATGCAGATAATCTAAGGACAAGAGGCATACATCAAATGCACAAAACACAATTTGGCAGGAAAAAAACAGGGCACAAACAGCGAAGAACCTATATATGACAAGAGTTGCAAAGCACATGATTTTACAACAAAAAAttcgaaatgggagcatcgcccagcctctgcatccaaaggatgcacacaacttttctttattaaattattcgcaaagcCTTACAAGGGAAATACAAAGACATGATTTTACAATGAGGTGTCTACTCATCGCTACACTATCACAAATCATCGTCAAACTAAAATCCGTTTCATCAGAAGCAAGGTTACAGAATCACTACACTATAAGGTTGCCAAGCCATAAGTCACATAGTAATGCTAGGTAGTTAAGAACTATTCGCTGCATTTTACTtctatcatatatgattaacatttCAGATTTCAGATGGATGGAAAGAGAAAACTGCTACTAGCAGGGAAACTGTACATAGAGCAATATATTTTGCAGAGAACCACTCAATGCAGACAAGTGCTGCCTATGTTCTATGTTCAAAATGCAGTTCATAGGCACGGAGTAATTATCATCCTACAAAAGGCAGTAACAAGACTGCAGATATTCGATTCACTCCACCAAACATAGGGGATTTTCAATCAAGTCCTGGGCGGTCATCTCTACCAAACTGAGACTTCCCAAACTGACAGCGACCAAGCTAGCAGCTGCGGAGTTCTTATTATCATCAAGCCCATGGCTATGGATGGCGTGGCACTGTGGAAGATCCCACACCAATGAATGCATCacatgaagtaaaaaaaaaaaatccaacatctGTCTTAAAAACTGAACACAGCAGGACAAGTGGTTAACCATCTCGCCGGCGGTGCACATGCCTTCCGCGCTAGCTAATCGCCGACCTCAGATGGAGAAGGATGCGAGCCGAGACTCTCCCCCGAGTCCCCGTTGCCGCTAGCGCCAGTTGCAGGGTCAGAATGCTCTCCATTGGCGCTCTCCCTGTCTCGAGAAGCACCATCCCCTCCGCAGACTTCTCCATCCGCCATGCTTCTGCCTCAACACGAGACGAAGCGGTCGGTATCTTCAGACAATAAAATTCTAGAAAAAAAAGGAACTGAGAAGGGAAAGGCCTGATTCAGCCCATGCGGACGCGACAGAGAAAAGACGAGGAATGAGAGACAACTGTGTCAAGATTCGTGCACACATCGAACGGACAAATATGTGTCTGTGAGCCAATTGCAAAACAGATATAGCTGTTTGTTAGAAAAAGTGAACATATATTATAGTGAGAACTAAATGCTTTGTACTGGTAGGAATAACCTCAATGTGTGAAGTAATGAAAAATTTGTTCATTATCTTGGTGGATCCAATTTCACTATAGGACGGAGACCCAGACTAGCTAGATCAATAAGAGCACCGTAATCTTGGCATGCCTCCATCACGGTGTCATATGATTTTGCAGAAAGGTTGAGCCCTTTGTTGCATGCAGTAATGTACATCTCATAGGCAACTTTTGGTTTACCATCTTGTACAAGAGCTTCAATCAACATCTGATATGTAATCTCATTTGGCTCAATACTCTTCATTTTCATCTTATGGAACCACTCAAATGCAGCACTGCCCTTACTGTTCCTCACGCAAGCACTGATTATCGCATTGAAGGTTACAACAGTTGGTTCTATGTTTGCGGACAACATATCCCGAAGAACAGCGTCTACCATATCATGGTTGCCCTTGCCAATGTAAATGGACACTAAGATTGTGTATGCGTGCAGGTTAGGATGAATACCGACTTTGCGCATGTGCTCCCAAACTCGCAGCGCCTCATCGTACAACCCGCCTTTCTCAAGTGCACTGAGCAATGCTCCATAGGAAACAACGTCTGGTTTTAACCCCTGATTTATCATCCTCTTGAATATATTCACCGCGGCAGATGTTTCAGCCGCTCTGGAGCACGCGAGAAGTACAGCGTTCCACTCTCTACATCCAGGATTCAGGCCCTTCTCTTCCATCTTGTCAAGCAGCCTAACACCCCACCTCCAAATGCCCCGTCTCCTGGCAGCATTGAGTaggatgttgaaatgtgacattatGAGCTCATACGACAAATTGTTGGGCTTTGGGCCTTTCTCCAGCAAATCCTCGTAGATCTCAAGAGCTGCCCACCACTTCTTGGCCTTGCCCATGAGCCAAATCAGATGGTTGCACACTGACAAACTGATCTCCCCATCGCACTCACGGATTCTCTGGTACAGCTCCTTGGCAATGGTGTAATGCTCCTCTCCCGTGCACGCCCACACGAGACGCTCGTAATACCTCCTGTCCGGCCTCACTCTAGCTTCATCCATGGAAAGAATAACCTTTAATGCCGCACCACCGGGATTGTTGGCACCTGCAAGTGCCCGCCGCATCGCCATATGACATACGCGTAAAGCCAAATTCTCGTATTTGACAAACTCTGCTTCCCAATCCGCGGGATTCCCGATGAGCTCCCCATTGTTATACCTCTCCCTGAGCTTAACAAAGAAGTCGAGCGCGGCAAACGCGTCACCGGCGCTCTTGAAGGCTGACATGAGCGTCGAGTATGTCGCGGCGGTCGGCACCAGCCCACGGCCCTGAATGTCCTCGTGATACACCCTGAAGACCTCCTCGATCTCGCCTTGCTCAACATAAACGGACATGAGAGTGTTGAATGTCACTATATTTGGGGAAATCCCCTGTTCCTCCATGTCTGCGAGAACACCCTCAATCCTCGTGAATTCCCCAGAGTTCTTCACCGCGCCTAGCAAGCAGTTGTACACGAACTGGTTGAGGCTGCTGCCTCCCCTTCTTTTGAGATGCTCCACGATGGCGAAGGCGGCGTCGATGCGCTGCTTCTTTCCGAGCCCCCGAATCAGTGAGGTGTATACCTGTACTGGCAGGcgctcctcgtcgccgccgccgccgaggaagtCCTGGGCCAAGAACTTGACATCGTCGGCCGTCTTGGCGTCGTGTAGCACCGCGGCGAACGCGACGACGTCGACGGTGCCCCCTCTCCTCCTGCCGTTGCCGTTGCCTCCGCCTCCAGCGGCGCTGCGGATTGCAGACTGCGCAATCCTAGAGAGGAACGCGTCATACACTGCGAGTCCTTGGATAGAGCTGTGCACAGAGTTCGGGTGTACCTCGACCGGCGGGAGCGGTGGGACGACGCGGATGACCGCGGTTGGAGGAATTTCGGAGATGTGTAGGGGCAGGAGGGGGTTTTTAGACGGCGGCGACAAGGAAGATGGCTGGCGGGGCGAAAGACGGCGAGGGTGGAAGCCATTTTGGCAGGTCGCCGCCTCGGTGTCCGCGGATGCTCGTCTCGTCTAGAGGGATTATCTGTTCCTGCGAGCCACAAGTCGTGGCCTTGTGGGTGGGTTTGAGGAGCAAGGAGATTTGATGATGACGCCCTGTTTAGATGCAGAGTTTTAGAGGGGATTAGTGGGATCTAATTTtcattaaattttaaattttaattatTCGAAATACATATTTGATGCAAGAGTATTAAGCGAGTGTATTTTTTGTTTATtctcattttttaaaattttattgtATTTTTTCAATCTCTAATACTCTCCCCTTATGTAGTAGGTTGAGGATAGAGTTTTTAGGAGGATTGAACGAAGACAGAGGTTTAGTTTACTCTAGATAATAATATTTACTAATTTTCACAAACACTCTAGTGTCCAATAAGATCTTAGTTGGTGTGCCTTTGGTAATAAACCCCCTTGAACTCTCCATTTCTTTTAACCCACCAAAATTACCAGTGAGACCAAAAAGAACCACCTGCCCCACTAaaatgtcaaaaaggaccacctgtgagTGGAAATGTCAAAAGAGCCGTGGCGGCGCCACGGCCAGCCGACGCGTGGCGCCTGCCGCCgcagccggtggcggcagggcctgccgccgtCAGGCGGCGCGTCGGCCACCCTGAGCCGGCCGTT includes:
- the LOC124691348 gene encoding protein LOW PHOTOSYNTHETIC EFFICIENCY 1, chloroplastic-like; this encodes MASTLAVFRPASHLPCRRRLKTPSCPYTSPKFLQPRSSASSHRSRRSRIAQSAIRSAAGGGGNGNGRRRGGTVDVVAFAAVLHDAKTADDVKFLAQDFLGGGGDEERLPVQVYTSLIRGLGKKQRIDAAFAIVEHLKRRGGSSLNQFVYNCLLGAVKNSGEFTRIEGVLADMEEQGISPNIVTFNTLMSVYVEQGEIEEVFRVYHEDIQGRGLVPTAATYSTLMSAFKSAGDAFAALDFFVKLRERYNNGELIGNPADWEAEFVKYENLALRVCHMAMRRALAGANNPGGAALKVILSMDEARVRPDRRYYERLVWACTGEEHYTIAKELYQRIRECDGEISLSVCNHLIWLMGKAKKWWAALEIYEDLLEKGPKPNNLSYELIMSHFNILLNAARRRGIWRWGVRLLDKMEEKGLNPGCREWNAVLLACSRAAETSAAVNIFKRMINQGLKPDVVSYGALLSALEKGGLYDEALRVWEHMRKVGIHPNLHAYTILVSIYIGKGNHDMVDAVLRDMLSANIEPTVVTFNAIISACVRNSKGSAAFEWFHKMKMKSIEPNEITYQMLIEALVQDGKPKVAYEMYITACNKGLNLSAKSYDTVMEACQDYGALIDLASLGLRPIVKLDPPR